From Mytilus galloprovincialis chromosome 9, xbMytGall1.hap1.1, whole genome shotgun sequence, the proteins below share one genomic window:
- the LOC143045663 gene encoding uncharacterized protein LOC143045663 has protein sequence MAEEMVTLDWSNEEELLKEEEEEEKKAEEAAKEDNKKDVKTENEVKTEEKKDESMDTSENKDSEEKKDEWVKTLLTYVLRGPVKVTNLQIKDLSSRELQGVLHKSFNTQIDFQTKKGTIHLNFTPNKDRFAIDVLKRLARFQHANKEVKIQCSRSVAALLGFELRRLGVGPAPPGTLQFDKVLFLYDIPPETTEEVLRAMFDCPICIIPLDEEGNNMGAAFLEFRSKKAAKQCHTDNTDIEIGEKKCKLYNRYLVGGTKDEDDAYEKEEKEKQKKEQDRKAMAGQKKVQNQPRARGGTGKANNKRQAIKQKFNQARQMGQFGGRQGGGNYGGSGGNYGGGGGNYGASGGNYGGGGMGGGRMSNMSQGDQGVSPNLMMNQMMAMMRMSQGMGGEGMGGGGSGMGRGMSRMGNQRAMSAGGGGMGGGRMAYDDYGDYGAFDDYESGYGQGRNMGGMGNMGGGGGGGMGGRRPQSLMGNNRRGSFGSGPNDQKDSVVDLFESALDAVDNQIGGRGNPRNLSGGRNGRNQGNAAALGKITSLMDNEMGMRGNSQSHSSLMDNEIAMRGNSQSHRGKFDTPANQRLAKLAGNYNEDDLHMEGGGDFGAGPNIHIGYGDETYNDGGSNRLTQRGGNDFGGSGSRDQFADRLGQGYGGMAGDRVDNYNQGSKRSMDAGYRQKMDSGMGGGQYDDYVRDTGDDYSRVDDFSPRRRDNMHHDMVDTFQQRRTNVGSGYNDKSDMLSVDRNQPISYPDIYSSKGSSGMSEMFSPKKRKFTEEPMKRTYNDYLMDTNLQDSIRDDSVFKKPNMSLMVGRNQNQRTRGGQNNQRGRGGQNKQRGGGRGGPMPLMGKFSGRKTY, from the exons ATGGCAGAAGAAATGGTAACTTTAGATTGGTCCAATGAAGAGGAACTTTTaaaagaagaggaagaagaagaaaagaaaGCTGAAGAAGCAGCCAAGGAAGACAATAAAAAAGACGTAAAGACAGAAAATGAAGTGAagacagaagaaaaaaaagatgaatcCATGGATACAAGTGAAAACAAAGATTCTGAAGAGAAAAAGGATGAATGGGTGAAAACACTGTTGACATATg TATTGAGGGGACCTGTCAAGGTGACAAATTTACAGATCAAAGATTTGTCATCTAGGGAACTTCAGGGTGTTTTACACAAGTCATTCAATACACAAATAGATTTCCAAACAAAAAAAGG AACCATACATTTAAACTTTACACCAAATAAAGACAGATTTGCTATTGATGTGTTGAAGAGATTGGCGAGGTTTCAGCATGCCAACAAGGAAGTAAAAATACAATGTTCCCGATCTGTAGCAGCTTTACTTG GATTTGAATTAAGAAGACTAGGTGTTGGCCCAGCACCACCAGGAA CACTTCAATTTGATAAAGTATTATTTCTTTATGATATTCCACCTGAAACTACTGAAGAAGTTCTCAGAGCAATGTTTGATTGCCCAATTTGCATAATCCCTCTTGATGAAGAGGGCAATAACATGGG GGCAGCATTTTTAGAATTCCGTTCAAAGAAGGCAGCTAAACAATGCCACACTGACAACACAGATATTGAGATTGGAGAAAAGAAATGCAAGTTGTATAATAGATACCTGGTTGGTGGAACAAAAG ATGAAGATGATGCATATGAAAAGGAAGAGAAAGAAAAGCAAAAGAAAGAACAGGATCGTAAAGCAATGGCAGGACAGAAAAAGGTTCAGAACCAACCAAGAGCTCGTGGTGGTACTGGAAAAGCTAACAATAAAAGACAGGctataaaacaaaaattcaatcAAGCAAGACAAATGGGACAATTTGGAGGACGACAAGGAGGAGGAAATTATGGTGGCAGTGGAGGAAACTATGGTGGTGGTGGTGGCAACTATGGTGCCAGTGGTGGAAATTATGGTGGTGGTGGCATGGGCGGTGGACGTATGAGTAATATGAGCCAAGGAGACCAAGGA GTTAGTCCAAATTTGATGATGAATCAGATGATGGCTATGATGAGGATGAGTCAGGGTATGGGAGGTGAAGGTATGGGAGGAGGAGGTAGTGGTATGGGTCGAGGTATGTCACGGATGGGTAACCAGAGAGCAATGTCAGCTGGAGGAGGAGGAATGGGAGGTGGACGAATGGCATATGATGATTATGGTGATTACGGTGCATTTGACGATTACGAGAGTGGATATGGACAAGGCAGAAATATGGGTGGTATGGGAAACATGGGAGGTGGAGGAGGAGGAGGCATGGGTG gACGAAGACCACAGAGCTTAATG GGTAACAACAGAAGGGGATCATTTGGAAG TGGACCAAACGACCAGAAAGATTCAGTTGTGGACTTGTTTGAGTCGGCCCTTGATGCAGTTGATAATCAAAT AGGAGGTAGAGGTAACCCAAGAAATCTATCAGGAGGAAGAAACGGCAGAAATCAGGGAAATGCAGCAGCATTAGGAAAGATAACCAGTCTGATGGATAATGAAATGGGAATGAGGGGTAATTCTCAAAGTCATTCCAGTCTGATGGATAATGAAATTGCAATGAGGGGTAATTCTCAAAGTCACAGAGGGAAGTTTGATACTCCTGCTAATCAAAGGCTTGCTAAACTTGCTGGGAATTATAACGAGGATGATTTACACATGGAAGGTGGTGGCGATTTTGGTGCAGGGCCTAATATTCATATTGGATATGGTGATGAGACATATAATGATGGAGGAAGCAATAGGTTAACACAGAGAGGAGGCAATGATTTTGGTGGTTCAGGTAGTAGAGATCAGTTTGCTGATAGACTAGGTCAAGGTTATGGAGGCATGGCAGGTGATAGGGTGGATAATTATAATCAAGGTTCTAAAAGAAGTATGGATGCTGGATATAGACAAAAAATGGACAGTGGTATGGGTGGTGGTCAATATGACGATTATGTGAGAGATACTGGAGATGATTATAGTAGAGTGGATGATTTTAGCCCAAGGCGTAGGGATAACATGCATCATGATATGGTCGACACTTTCCAGCAGAGGAGAACAAATGTAGGTTCAGGTTACAACGATAAATCAGACATGTTGAGTGTTGATAGAAATCAGCCTATTAGTTATCCAGATATATACAGCAGTAAGGGATCATCTGGTATGAGTGAGATGTTTTCACCCAAGAAACGTAAATTTACAGAAGAACCAATGAAAAGAACATATAATGATTATTTGATGGACACAAATTTGCAAG ATTCCATACGGGATGATTCAGTATTCAAGAAACCAAATATGTCACTAATGGTGGGTAGAAATCAAAATCAGAGAACAAGAGGAGGACAAAATAACCAGAGAGGGAGAGGAGGACAAAATAAACAGAGAGGTGGAGGAAGAGGTGGTCCAATGCCATTGATGGGGAAATTTTCTGGAAGGAAGACATATTGA